A region from the Gossypium hirsutum isolate 1008001.06 chromosome A08, Gossypium_hirsutum_v2.1, whole genome shotgun sequence genome encodes:
- the LOC107926900 gene encoding uncharacterized protein: protein MAVSPSSIATDHKKHWWVTNRKLVDKYVKDARSLIATRERNDVASALVLLDAALALSPRSELALELKARSLLYLRRFRDVADRLQDYIPSLKMSSNDSSGSVSSDISSQQLSREQVKLLHSDNSSSGSPGHDPSFKCFSISDLKKKVMAGLCKNYDKEGQWRYLVLGQACCHLGLMEEAMVLLQTGKRLASAAFRRESICWSDDNFTLPVIITTPDISSAATPPCNVSSLSQSENISHLLSHIKLLIRRKTAAIAASDAGLYSESVRHFSKIVDGRRLASQGFLAECYMHRASAYKASGRIAESISDCNKTLALDPTSIQALETRAELLETIRCLPDCLHDLEHLKLLYNSIMRDRKLPGPPWKRHNVRYREIPGKLCALTAKIQRLKQRVASGETGNVDYYALIGLKRGCSRSELERAHLLLCLRHKPDKATGFVDRCELADERDLDSVKDRAKMSALLLYRLLQKGYSSVMSAIVDEEAAEKQRKKVAAALQAAIQVQQTQCCNSKLEPETGFNDRVNSGENKATTNAFQGVFCRDLAAVGSLLSQAGFNRPIQVKYEALSC from the exons ATGGCTGTTTCTCCATCTTCCATTGCTACTGATCACAAGAAACACTGGTGGGTTACCAATAGAAAg CTTGTAGATAAGTACGTCAAAGATGCGAGGAGCCTCATCGCAACGCGGGAACGAAACGACGTCGCTTCCGCCCTCGTTCTTCTCGACGCGGCCTTGGCCCTCTCGCCTCGTTCCGAGTTGGCTCTGGAACTCAAAGCGAGATCTTTGCTCTACCTCAGGCGATTCAGGGACGTCGCCGATAGGCTTCAAGATTACATCCCCAGCCTCAAAATGTCGAGCAACGACTCATCTGGCTCCGTCTCCTCGGATATCTCGTCTCAACAGCTCTCGAGGGAGCAAGTCAAGCTTCTCCATTCTGATAACTCGTCGTCGGGTTCACCGGGTCATGACCCATCTTTCAAGTGTTTCTCCATCTCGGACTTGAAGAAGAAAGTCATGGCTGGGTTGTGTAAAAACTACGACAAAGAAGGGCAATGGAG GTACTTGGTTCTAGGCCAAGCATGTTGCCACCTAGGCCTAATGGAGGAAGCCATGGTCTTGCTCCAAACCGGGAAACGCCTCGCCTCCGCCGCGTTCCGCCGAGAAAGCATTTGTTGGTCCGATGACAATTTCACCCTTCCCGTCATTATAACCACCCCAGACATCTCTTCCGCTGCAACGCCTCCCTGCAACGTCAGCTCTCTCTCCCAGTCCGAAAACATTTCCCACCTCCTATCCCACATCAAGCTCCTCATCCGCCGCAAAACCGCCGCGATCGCTGCCTCGGATGCCGGCCTATACTCAGAATCCGTCCGCCATTTCTCGAAAATCGTCGACGGCCGCCGCCTTGCCTCTCAGGGCTTCCTCGCAGAGTGTTACATGCACCGAGCCTCCGCTTACAAGGCCTCGGGTCGCATAGCCGAGTCGATCTCGGATTGCAACAAGACCTTAGCCCTTGACCCTACTTCCATCCAAGCGCTCGAAACCAGGGCCGAACTGTTGGAAACAATACGCTGTTTGCCCGACTGTTTGCACGACCTTGAACACTTGAAGCTcctttacaattcaatcatgcGTGATAGAAAGCTTCCAGGTCCACCATGGAAGCGTCACAATGTGAGGTACAGGGAGATACCGGGGAAGCTCTGTGCGTTAACGGCTAAGATTCAACGATTGAAGCAAAGGGTAGCTTCAGGGGAGACCGGGAATGTCGATTACTACGCATTGATTGGTTTAAAACGTGGGTGCTCGAGGTCTGAATTAGAGAGGGCGCATTTGCTGCTTTGTTTAAGGCACAAGCCCGATAAAGCCACCGGCTTTGTCGACCGGTGTGAGTTGGCCGATGAGCGGGATCTCGACTCGGTTAAAGACAGAGCCAAGATGTCGGCTTTGCTCCTATATAGATTGCTTCAAAAGGGGTATTCCAGTGTGATGTCTGCTATTGTGGATGAAGAAGCGGCTGAGAAGCAAAGGAAGAAAGTTGCGGCGGCTTTACAAGCAGCAATTCAAGTGCAGCAAACACAGTGTTGTAACTCTAAATTGGAACCTGAAACGGGTTTCAATGACAGGGTTAATTCGGGTGAAAACAAAGCCACAACAAATGCCTTTCAAGGTGTGTTTTGCAGGGATCTCGCTGCGGTCGGGAGTTTGCTATCACAAGCTGGGTTTAATCGTCCGATTCAGGTGAAGTACGAGGCACTGAGCTGCTGA